In Mucilaginibacter sp. KACC 22063, the genomic stretch AGCAACTGGAAAACGAAAAGTAAATTCTCGGTTCATTGATTTAACCAGAACCAAATAAATTTTAATACGTTTATCAATAATGATTGCCGAACCAATTTCCACACTGCCTATCGTAAAGATTAACGGTACACAAACTTTAAATGTGACTGATGAGCTTGCAGTGGAAGAGCCTTTGGAAATACGCCTTGAATATGGCTCAGCAGATCAGCGGATCACAAAGAATGTATCCGTTACCATGCGTACTCCGGGTAATGACGTAGAATTGGCAACCGGTTTTTTGTTTACAGAGGGCATCATTAAAAGTTATCATGAAATAAGTGATGCCGGGCATTGCTTTATAGCTTGCGCCGAAAACAAAGAGAATGTTATTCAGATAAGTTTAAAGCCGGAGGTTATTCCGAACCTGCATAATACCGAGCGAAACTTTTATACAACATCCAGCTGCGGAGTTTGTGGCAAAGGATCTATAAATGCCATCAGGACTGTAAAAGAAGATAGTAGCTTATCCGATACCAATCATATAGATGCAGCTATACTTCAGCTTCTGCCACAAAAATTGGAACAAAGCCAGGATGTTTTTTCAAGTACCGGTGGTTTACATGCTTCTGCCTTATTTGATGCAAGCGGCAATCTGCTGTTTCTCCGCGAAGACGTGGGCCGCCATAATGCTTTAGACAAACTAATCGGCACCGCTTTAAAAGAAGTTATATTGCCATTAAATAAACACATCTTGTTGCTAAGCGGCAGGGCCAGTTTTGAGCTGGTACAAAAAGCGGTAATGGCAGGCATTAACATTATTGCAGCAGTTGGGGCGCCGTCAACATTGGCTGTTCAACTGGCCAATGAATTTAACGTTACGTTGATTGGCTTTTTGCGCAATCACCGATTTAACATATATACATCACCACATAGAATAAATATACCCCGTTATGAAAATACGCATTAAAGGGAACTCATTAAGATATCGTTTAACCCGTTCAGAAGTGGAGCATTTTGCAACTGAAGGCGTTTGTAAAGAAGTAACCAATTTTGGAGACGATCACCTGACCTATGTTTTGCAGCGTACTGCCGAATATGATGTGTTTGCTACTTTCAAAAATAATATTATCACGCTATTTATCCCGGAGGCATTGGCCGATGAGTGGACAAGTACCGACCGTGTAGGTATTGAAGCAGATAATGGACCGATGCATTTATTGCTCGAAAAGGACTTTATGTGTACCGATGCTACCACCGAAGACCAAAGCGATAATTATCCAAACCCTTTAGCACGTTGAGTATGGACTTTGAAGAAAAATCATC encodes the following:
- the fdhD gene encoding formate dehydrogenase accessory sulfurtransferase FdhD gives rise to the protein MIAEPISTLPIVKINGTQTLNVTDELAVEEPLEIRLEYGSADQRITKNVSVTMRTPGNDVELATGFLFTEGIIKSYHEISDAGHCFIACAENKENVIQISLKPEVIPNLHNTERNFYTTSSCGVCGKGSINAIRTVKEDSSLSDTNHIDAAILQLLPQKLEQSQDVFSSTGGLHASALFDASGNLLFLREDVGRHNALDKLIGTALKEVILPLNKHILLLSGRASFELVQKAVMAGINIIAAVGAPSTLAVQLANEFNVTLIGFLRNHRFNIYTSPHRINIPRYENTH
- a CDS encoding DUF7009 family protein, with translation MKIRIKGNSLRYRLTRSEVEHFATEGVCKEVTNFGDDHLTYVLQRTAEYDVFATFKNNIITLFIPEALADEWTSTDRVGIEADNGPMHLLLEKDFMCTDATTEDQSDNYPNPLAR